One genomic segment of Pseudonocardia sp. T1-2H includes these proteins:
- a CDS encoding YnfA family protein, protein MVTVLRSIALFVLAAVAEIGGAWLVWQGVREHRGLLWMGAGVVALGIYGFVATLQPDANFGRILAAYGGVFVAGSLAWAMAVDGFRPDRFDVVGAAICLLGVGVIMYGPRAA, encoded by the coding sequence ATCGTGACGGTCCTCCGCTCGATCGCCCTCTTCGTGCTCGCCGCGGTCGCGGAGATCGGCGGCGCGTGGCTCGTCTGGCAGGGCGTCCGCGAGCACCGGGGCCTGCTGTGGATGGGCGCCGGCGTCGTCGCCCTGGGAATCTACGGCTTCGTCGCGACCCTGCAGCCGGACGCGAACTTCGGCCGGATCCTGGCCGCGTACGGCGGGGTGTTCGTCGCCGGTTCGCTGGCGTGGGCGATGGCGGTCGACGGGTTCCGGCCGGACCGGTTCGACGTCGTTGGCGCCGCGATCTGCCTGCTCGGCGTCGGCGTGATCATGTACGGGCCCCGGGCGGCCTGA
- a CDS encoding YbjN domain-containing protein: protein MTDQQDPDATIGAALAELDVEHTRQEAGQYLVQLPGTNRLQTPTWLLVRDRTLFVQAFVCRQPDENHEGVYRFMLQRNARLYGVHYALDRVGDIHLLGRIPLHAVDAEELDRVLGQVLEAADGDFNTFLELGFASSIRREYAWRTERGESLANLKAFEHLF from the coding sequence GTGACCGACCAGCAGGACCCCGACGCGACGATCGGCGCCGCGCTGGCGGAGCTGGACGTCGAGCACACCCGGCAGGAGGCCGGGCAGTACCTCGTCCAGCTGCCGGGCACGAACCGCCTGCAGACGCCGACCTGGCTGCTCGTGCGGGACCGGACCCTGTTCGTGCAGGCCTTCGTCTGCCGGCAGCCGGACGAGAACCACGAGGGCGTCTACCGCTTCATGCTGCAGCGCAATGCCCGCCTCTACGGGGTGCACTACGCGTTGGACCGGGTCGGGGACATCCACCTGCTGGGTCGGATCCCGCTGCACGCCGTGGACGCCGAGGAGCTGGACCGGGTGCTCGGCCAGGTCCTGGAGGCAGCGGACGGGGACTTCAACACGTTCCTCGAGCTGGGCTTCGCCTCTTCGATCCGCCGGGAGTACGCGTGGCGGACGGAGCGCGGGGAGTCCCTGGCGAACCTGAAGGCGTTCGAGCACCTCTTCTAG
- the mshA gene encoding D-inositol-3-phosphate glycosyltransferase — protein MGHRRPGNRPGRVAVLSVHTSPLEQPGTGDAGGMNVYIVETAVRMARRGVPVEIFTRATSSEQPPVAELAPGVLVRHVAAGPFEGLGKQDLPSQLCAFTAGVLRAEARQEPGWYGVVHSHYWLSGQVGWLARDRWGVPLVHSAHTLARVKNAALAEGDTPEPMVRVIGEDQVVAEADRLVANTEAEARQLVELCGADPLRTVAVPPGVDLDRFQPGDRLASRAALGLAPDAVVLAFVGRIQPLKAPDVLLRAAAELLHRDPSLRDRLVVLIVGGPSGSGLTEPTSLHRLADSLGITDVMRFLPPQGEGLADVYRAADVVAVPSHNESFGLVALEAQACGTPVVAARVGGLPVAVADGRSGLLVPGHGSGQWADALARVALAPRRRDELALGAVVHAREFSWDRTTDALLDTYAGAADEFTARMRRSALAGIVDA, from the coding sequence TTGGGCCACCGACGTCCCGGCAACCGGCCCGGCCGGGTGGCCGTGCTGTCCGTGCACACCTCGCCGTTGGAGCAGCCCGGCACCGGCGACGCCGGCGGGATGAACGTCTACATCGTCGAGACGGCCGTCCGGATGGCCCGCCGCGGTGTGCCCGTCGAGATCTTCACCCGCGCCACGTCGTCGGAGCAGCCACCCGTCGCGGAGCTCGCGCCCGGTGTCCTCGTCCGGCACGTCGCCGCCGGCCCGTTCGAGGGGCTCGGCAAGCAGGACCTGCCCAGCCAGCTCTGCGCCTTCACCGCGGGCGTGCTGCGCGCCGAGGCCCGGCAGGAGCCGGGCTGGTACGGCGTCGTGCACTCGCACTACTGGCTCTCCGGCCAGGTCGGCTGGCTCGCCCGGGACCGCTGGGGCGTGCCGCTCGTGCACAGCGCGCACACCCTCGCCCGGGTCAAGAACGCCGCGCTGGCCGAGGGGGACACCCCGGAGCCGATGGTCCGGGTGATCGGCGAGGACCAGGTCGTGGCCGAGGCGGACCGGCTGGTCGCCAACACCGAGGCCGAGGCCCGCCAGCTCGTCGAGCTGTGCGGCGCGGACCCGCTGCGCACCGTCGCCGTCCCGCCGGGTGTGGACCTCGACCGCTTCCAGCCCGGTGACCGGCTGGCCTCGCGCGCCGCGCTCGGGCTCGCGCCGGACGCCGTCGTGCTCGCCTTCGTCGGCCGGATCCAGCCGCTCAAGGCCCCGGACGTGCTGCTCCGCGCGGCCGCCGAGCTGTTGCACCGCGATCCGTCGCTGCGCGATCGGCTCGTCGTGCTGATCGTGGGCGGCCCGTCGGGCAGCGGGCTCACCGAGCCGACGTCGCTGCACCGCCTCGCGGACAGCCTCGGCATCACCGACGTCATGCGGTTCCTGCCGCCGCAGGGCGAGGGGCTCGCGGACGTCTACCGGGCGGCGGACGTCGTCGCGGTCCCGAGCCACAACGAGTCCTTCGGGCTGGTCGCGCTGGAGGCGCAGGCCTGCGGGACGCCGGTCGTCGCGGCGCGGGTCGGCGGGCTGCCGGTCGCGGTCGCCGACGGCCGCTCGGGGTTGCTGGTCCCCGGGCACGGTTCCGGTCAGTGGGCCGACGCGCTGGCCCGGGTCGCCCTGGCGCCCCGCCGGCGGGACGAGCTGGCGCTCGGCGCTGTCGTCCACGCGCGGGAGTTCTCCTGGGACCGCACGACCGACGCGCTCCTGGACACCTACGCCGGCGCGGCGGACGAGTTCACGGCCCGGATGCGGCGGAGCGCGCTCGCGGGGATCGTCGACGCATGA
- a CDS encoding sacsin N-terminal ATP-binding-like domain-containing protein: MRRALGRRRRAGLAGARRRARLRRRRGHGVRSRVADLLSTVLSAPDPFSTAALRDAVLAAWAASPTRFREDANAEEDLLLGGYAEAWFVELAQNAADAARAAGRPGRLRVSLAGGELRVANTGAPLDAAGVAALASLRASAKRDDHGSVGRFGVGFAAVVPVSPEPRIVAAAGRGVRFSAVRTAEEVVALPGPAAELARRAGQLPVLRLVWPVDADEPAPPDGYDTEVRLPLRPGTDGEALLAEARAAAPDLLLALPDLAEIAVGETVLVRTDDGDVATVGGRRWRLARRSGALDEATADTAVEQRERRSWSVCWALPLDGPLPAGEVLHAPTASGERLTLPARLIATLPLEPDRRRVRPGPLTDALVREAAAAYLDLVESVPPAERTALVPEPGFPASPLDGLLREALLDVLRDGAWLPGAAGPALAPRRAEWLDVPGAEGLPALLAAADPAFERLVDVPESGLGALQELGVTRVPAAELTERLLRVERPDTWWRDLYAALEPAAETVPGLAEELRALPVPLADGRLAAGAASVLLAEPDADRAVRAVAELGLPGLHVAAPEAVHPLLARLGAGAADPASLLEHPALQDAVDRSLDDADAGLDPEPLAAAVLGLLGATGDRVAGVGALALPDSEGNPSRADELMLPDAALAPLLDPDAPVGVLDGRWAARFPRAALVAAGVLDGFAVVVDEEPVGPDHELHDEDLWWDSLESGPARVVAVRDLDLVADDAWPAALRLLAAEPDTRAAVLLSGGYTGWWLARNALLGGRLPAYWRLPSASALAGFHDPVPDTGVDETLLAAIGVRAGLVVRSTDDAADLLARLGDPARTPDAGLALAAHAALAEALVEGLVDVDRLELPERARSLAGGVVAVDDAVVLDAPWTAAVLPAGELVGGGDPAALAELLDLPLSSDVVAAEVVGEGEPVAWSALPEVLVVCHTLGVDVPAGELRRHDDLRIRLRRPEQGVRSVPAWPDAGGRWHAADPVRALLASLADHGADPTDG, from the coding sequence GTGCGGCGCGCACTCGGACGTCGTCGTCGAGCAGGGCTCGCCGGTGCACGTCGCCGAGCTCGTCTACGACGACGGCGTGGACATGGAGTCCGTTCCCGAGTCGCAGATCTCCTGAGCACCGTCCTGAGCGCGCCCGATCCCTTCTCGACGGCCGCGCTCCGCGACGCCGTCCTCGCGGCCTGGGCCGCCTCGCCCACCCGCTTCCGCGAGGACGCGAACGCCGAGGAGGACCTGCTGCTCGGCGGCTACGCGGAGGCGTGGTTCGTCGAGCTCGCGCAGAACGCCGCGGACGCCGCCCGCGCCGCCGGTCGTCCCGGTCGGCTCCGGGTCTCGCTGGCCGGCGGCGAGCTGCGCGTCGCCAACACCGGTGCGCCCCTCGACGCGGCCGGGGTCGCGGCCCTCGCCTCGCTCCGCGCCTCCGCCAAGCGGGACGACCACGGCTCCGTCGGACGCTTCGGCGTCGGGTTCGCGGCGGTCGTCCCGGTGTCCCCCGAGCCCCGGATCGTCGCGGCGGCCGGACGCGGGGTGCGGTTCTCGGCCGTCCGGACCGCCGAGGAGGTCGTCGCGCTGCCCGGCCCCGCGGCCGAGCTGGCCCGCCGCGCCGGGCAGCTCCCGGTGCTGCGGCTGGTCTGGCCGGTCGACGCGGACGAGCCGGCCCCGCCGGACGGCTACGACACCGAGGTCCGGCTCCCGCTGCGTCCCGGGACCGACGGCGAGGCCCTGCTCGCCGAGGCCCGCGCGGCGGCCCCGGACCTGCTGCTCGCGCTGCCGGACCTGGCCGAGATCGCCGTCGGCGAGACCGTGCTCGTGCGGACGGACGACGGGGACGTCGCGACCGTCGGGGGCCGGCGGTGGCGGCTCGCCCGCCGCTCCGGGGCTCTGGACGAGGCCACCGCCGACACCGCCGTCGAGCAGCGCGAACGCCGCTCCTGGTCCGTCTGCTGGGCCCTTCCGCTCGACGGCCCGCTGCCCGCCGGCGAGGTGCTGCACGCCCCGACGGCCAGCGGTGAGCGGCTGACCCTGCCCGCCCGGCTGATCGCGACTCTGCCCCTGGAACCGGACCGCCGCCGCGTCCGCCCCGGCCCGCTCACGGACGCCCTCGTCCGGGAGGCCGCCGCGGCCTACCTCGACCTCGTCGAGTCCGTCCCGCCCGCCGAGCGCACCGCGCTCGTCCCGGAGCCCGGGTTCCCGGCCTCCCCGCTCGACGGCCTGCTCCGCGAGGCCCTGCTCGACGTGCTGCGGGACGGCGCGTGGCTGCCCGGGGCGGCCGGCCCGGCGCTCGCGCCCCGGCGGGCCGAGTGGCTGGACGTCCCCGGCGCCGAGGGGCTGCCCGCGCTGCTCGCCGCCGCCGATCCGGCGTTCGAGCGGCTGGTCGACGTCCCGGAATCCGGGTTGGGCGCGCTGCAGGAGCTGGGGGTCACCCGCGTCCCGGCAGCCGAGCTGACCGAGCGGCTGCTGCGCGTCGAGCGGCCGGACACCTGGTGGCGCGACCTCTACGCCGCCCTGGAGCCGGCCGCGGAGACCGTTCCGGGGCTGGCCGAGGAGCTGCGGGCGTTGCCCGTGCCGCTCGCCGACGGGCGGCTGGCGGCCGGGGCCGCGTCGGTTCTCCTGGCCGAGCCGGACGCGGACCGCGCGGTCCGGGCGGTCGCGGAGCTGGGTCTGCCGGGCCTGCACGTGGCCGCGCCCGAGGCCGTCCACCCGTTGCTGGCCCGCCTCGGCGCCGGCGCCGCCGACCCGGCGTCGCTGCTGGAGCACCCGGCGTTGCAGGACGCCGTCGACCGCTCCCTCGACGACGCGGACGCCGGGCTGGACCCGGAACCGCTGGCCGCGGCGGTCCTCGGCCTGCTCGGCGCGACCGGTGACCGCGTCGCCGGGGTGGGGGCCCTCGCCCTGCCGGACTCCGAGGGGAACCCGTCCCGCGCCGACGAGCTGATGCTCCCGGACGCGGCCCTGGCACCGCTGCTCGATCCGGATGCGCCGGTCGGGGTCCTGGACGGGCGGTGGGCTGCGCGGTTCCCGCGGGCGGCGCTCGTCGCAGCCGGGGTGCTGGACGGGTTCGCCGTGGTCGTCGACGAGGAGCCGGTCGGGCCGGACCACGAGCTGCACGACGAGGACCTGTGGTGGGACTCCCTCGAGAGCGGGCCCGCCCGGGTCGTCGCGGTCCGGGACCTCGACCTCGTCGCGGACGACGCCTGGCCGGCCGCGCTGCGGCTGCTCGCCGCGGAGCCGGACACCCGGGCCGCGGTGCTGCTCAGCGGTGGCTACACGGGCTGGTGGCTCGCCCGCAACGCCCTGCTCGGGGGCCGGCTGCCGGCGTACTGGCGACTGCCCTCGGCGTCCGCGCTCGCCGGGTTCCACGACCCGGTCCCGGACACCGGGGTCGACGAGACGCTGCTCGCCGCGATCGGGGTGCGCGCCGGGCTCGTCGTCCGCTCGACCGACGACGCCGCGGACCTGCTCGCCCGGCTCGGCGACCCCGCCCGCACCCCGGACGCGGGGCTCGCCCTGGCCGCACACGCCGCGCTGGCGGAGGCGCTCGTCGAGGGGCTGGTGGACGTCGACCGGCTCGAGCTGCCGGAACGCGCCCGCTCGCTCGCCGGCGGCGTCGTGGCGGTCGACGACGCGGTCGTCCTCGACGCCCCGTGGACCGCGGCCGTGCTGCCCGCGGGCGAGCTGGTGGGCGGCGGGGACCCGGCCGCGCTCGCCGAGCTGCTCGACCTCCCGCTCTCCTCCGACGTCGTGGCGGCGGAGGTCGTGGGGGAGGGCGAGCCGGTCGCGTGGTCCGCGCTGCCCGAGGTCCTCGTGGTGTGCCACACACTCGGCGTCGACGTGCCGGCCGGTGAGCTGCGCCGGCACGACGATCTGCGGATACGGCTGCGGCGGCCCGAACAGGGGGTCCGCAGCGTCCCGGCCTGGCCCGATGCCGGTGGACGGTGGCACGCCGCCGATCCCGTACGGGCGTTGCTGGCCTCGCTGGCCGATCACGGTGCGGACCCCACGGATGGGTGA